In one Candidatus Peribacter riflensis genomic region, the following are encoded:
- a CDS encoding alpha-glucan phosphorylase translates to MPSSPLAPQHVQGQPRLTVAYFSMEIGLKSTIPTFAGGLGILTADLMQSCADLGVPAVCVTGCWKHGYLRQTLNPDGSQRYEEIEWDIAAHLQKRPERVTVMIEGQPVVVGAWQLDLKGEKGTVPVIFLDTSLPENPPEVHRITHRLYGGDLSMRIRQELVLGIGGIKMLRALGYTDIGTYHMNEGHAAFLTLELLRERQWQDEAVRRSCAFTTHTPIEAGHDVFPYDLAERIAGDNLPWHIKKIAGENALSMTKLAMTMSRFTCGVSRIHAEVSRKMFPGVQIDSITNGVHHLTWSSKEMQALFDAKSRGWREDPSILTATCRDFEDGELWKAHQAAKMRLMTEVNRRTGLAFDVEILTIASARRVVSYKQPELLYDNLKRLADVCQGRVQIVHSGNAHPSDSFAQGVIQRMVERSHELKDKVKIAYLENYNPDLARLLVQGADVWLNTPMRLHEASGTSGMKACLNGVLNFSTLDGWWIEGYERDPEAGWRIGPLVQATSDDTARSIDAEDIYTELQYQIIPEYYYTARARWIRRMKRAIGLSGYFNSHRCVQEYLEKAWKQ, encoded by the coding sequence ATGCCCTCTTCTCCTCTCGCCCCTCAGCATGTTCAGGGTCAACCGCGGCTGACCGTTGCCTACTTCTCGATGGAGATCGGGCTCAAGAGCACGATTCCCACGTTCGCGGGAGGCCTCGGTATCCTCACGGCTGATCTGATGCAGTCGTGCGCGGATCTGGGCGTGCCGGCGGTGTGCGTGACGGGATGCTGGAAGCACGGGTACCTGCGACAGACCTTGAACCCGGATGGATCACAGCGTTACGAGGAGATCGAGTGGGATATCGCCGCACATTTACAGAAGCGTCCGGAACGCGTGACTGTCATGATCGAGGGGCAGCCCGTGGTCGTGGGGGCATGGCAGCTCGATCTCAAAGGCGAAAAGGGGACGGTGCCGGTGATCTTTCTCGATACGAGCCTGCCCGAGAATCCGCCAGAGGTGCACCGGATCACCCATCGTCTGTACGGAGGCGATCTCAGCATGCGCATCCGTCAGGAGCTGGTGCTCGGCATCGGCGGCATCAAGATGTTGCGGGCGCTCGGCTATACCGATATCGGCACGTACCACATGAATGAGGGTCATGCGGCATTCCTCACACTCGAGCTCCTGCGGGAGCGACAGTGGCAGGATGAGGCGGTGCGCCGGTCCTGCGCCTTCACCACGCACACGCCCATCGAAGCGGGACACGACGTGTTCCCCTATGACCTGGCTGAGCGGATCGCCGGAGACAATCTTCCGTGGCATATCAAAAAAATCGCGGGGGAGAACGCCCTCTCGATGACGAAACTGGCGATGACGATGAGCCGCTTCACGTGCGGGGTTTCGCGCATCCATGCAGAAGTCTCGCGCAAGATGTTCCCGGGGGTCCAGATCGATTCCATTACCAACGGCGTGCACCACCTCACGTGGTCCAGCAAAGAGATGCAGGCGCTTTTCGATGCGAAGAGCAGGGGCTGGAGGGAAGATCCTTCCATCCTCACCGCCACTTGCCGCGATTTCGAAGACGGAGAACTGTGGAAGGCCCACCAGGCGGCAAAGATGCGTTTGATGACAGAGGTGAACCGTCGTACGGGTCTTGCATTCGATGTAGAAATTCTGACGATTGCCAGTGCGCGCCGCGTGGTCTCGTACAAGCAGCCGGAACTTTTGTACGACAATCTCAAACGGCTGGCGGATGTGTGCCAGGGCCGCGTGCAGATCGTGCACTCCGGCAATGCGCACCCGTCCGATTCGTTCGCGCAGGGGGTGATTCAGCGCATGGTGGAGCGGTCGCATGAGCTGAAGGACAAGGTGAAGATCGCCTACCTCGAGAACTACAATCCCGATCTCGCCAGGCTTCTTGTGCAGGGGGCGGATGTGTGGCTGAACACGCCCATGCGGTTACACGAAGCCTCGGGCACTTCCGGCATGAAGGCGTGCCTCAATGGTGTGTTGAATTTCTCCACGCTGGATGGCTGGTGGATCGAGGGCTACGAGCGCGACCCCGAGGCCGGCTGGCGCATCGGACCGCTCGTCCAGGCCACGTCGGACGATACGGCGCGCTCGATTGACGCCGAAGACATCTACACCGAGCTGCAGTACCAGATCATCCCGGAGTACTACTACACTGCGCGCGCACGCTGGATCCGACGCATGAAGCGTGCCATCGGACTTTCGGGGTACTTCAACTCCCACCGGTGCGTTCAGGAGTACTTGGAAAAGGCCTGGAAGCAATAA